A section of the Castanea sativa cultivar Marrone di Chiusa Pesio chromosome 12, ASM4071231v1 genome encodes:
- the LOC142620730 gene encoding uncharacterized protein LOC142620730, producing MNKVSKDVKTLYESHNVVLEKVKTLAESNNAMNEELSRLQEDLEKMTEEGLQSLDSIKFEEQIKFQESTTIVTSRDVDFCVKVGDDIHARYFPRCNFLEATESPNCSYAWKSMVVALPVLKNRCGWRVGNGESIKVYLDKWIPKCSANRILHWGQDADREMLVSELIDTELNGWRCDTILEKFCEEKATAICKIPLSRRNFVDSMVWMHTKHGKYFVKSGYHLARKVIRNDDGVGSSVGAGGQQIWKKLWQLHVPNKIKIFGWKACQNILPTQMNLARRKIISKMGCQCCTGVPESAIHAILECGVAQDMWAGCAIRLQKCTTDFPNIMALFKYILDRFSAAEMEEFLIQAWFIGIREIAIVHGGQMRDPKWLNQRAVEYLDEYQNAQTHINISHTKPQTGQRWKPPLSQLYKLNFDVAVCAGIQGSGFGAVIKNSAGFAKLIIEGDNVAVMKAVASTSGDHSLLGHVYEDIKCSIHDVLINATASRCVDDIQ from the exons ATGAACAAAGTTTCAAAGGATGTCAAGACTTTGTATGAATCTCACAATGTCGTTCTAGAGAAGGTCAAGACCTTGGCTGAGTCTAACAATGCCATGAATGAAGAGCTCTCAAGATTGCAAGAGGATCTCGAGAAAATGACGGAAGAGGGGTTACAATCTCTTGATTCAATAAAATTCGAAGAACAAATCAAGTTCCAAGAATCTACTACTATTGTTACAAGCCGGGATgttgatttttgtgtcaaaGTGGGTGATGATATACAT GCAAGGTACTTTCCTCGCTGTAATTTTTTGGAAGCGACTGAATCACCAAATTGTTCTTATGCATGGAAGAGTATGGTTGTTGCATTACCTGTTCTTAAGAACAGGTGTGGTTGGCGAGTGGGAAATGGTGAATCCATCAAAGTATACTTGGATAAATGGATACCTAAATGCTCAGCAAATAGGATTCTGCACTGGGGACAAGATGCTGATAGAGAGATGCTAGTGTCGGAGCTTATTGATACTGAATTAAATGGGTGGAGATGTGATACTATTCTGGAAAAATTTTGTGAGGAGAAGGCTACTGCTATCTGCAAAATCCCATTGAGCCGAAGGAACTTTGTTGATTCAATGGTATGGATGCATACCAAGCATGGGAAATACTTTGTTAAGTCTGGGTATCATCTGGCAAGGAAAGTGATAAGGAATGATGATGGAGTTGGCAGCTCGGTAGGGGCTGGTGGTCAACAAATATGGAAGAAACTTTGGCAGCTACATGTgccaaacaaaattaaaatattcgGGTGGAAAGCTTGCCAAAATATTCTACCAACCCAAATGAATCTTGCTCGACGGAAAATAATATCTAAGATGGGATGCCAATGCTGCACAGGGGTGCCTGAATCTGCAATACACGCAATCTTGGAGTGTGGAGTTGCGCAAGACATGTGGGCTGGCTGTGCTATAAGGTTGCAGAAGTGTACCACTGATTTCCCTAACATTATGGCTTTGTTTAAGTATATTTTGGACAGGTTTTCAGCAGCTGAGATGGAAGAGTTCCTTATTCAAGCCTGGTTTATTGGAATCAGAGAAATTGCCATTGTACATGGAGGACAAATGAGGGACCCAAAGTGGCTGAATCAGAGAGCAGTGGAGTATTTAGATGAGTATCAAAATGCTCAAACTCATATAAATATTTCACACACAAAGCCACAGACCGGACAGAGATGGAAACCACCCCTTTCACAGTTGTACAAGCTTAACTTTGATGTCGCGGTATGTGCTGGAATTCAGGGATCGGGATTTGGAGCTGTAATCAAAAATTCTGCAG GTTTTGCTAAGTTGATCATAGAGGGTGATAACGTTGCTGTCATGAAGGCAGTAGCAAGCACTTCAGGCGATCATTCTTTGCTGGGACATGTGTATGAGGATATCAAATGCAGCATTCATG ATGTATTAATCAATGCCACTGCATCAAGATGTGTAGATGATATTCAATAG
- the LOC142620731 gene encoding uncharacterized protein LOC142620731 — protein MASLILEATRFVADYQSLQDYPIPSAHSLPTRWTPPTTGVYKANVDGAVFRDQSTTSVGVLLRDDKGQVVGALSQQIYAPLGPLEAEAKAMEAAVIFARDIGIQDVIFEGDSLQVCNAMNGNSLALPAIANVLEGIFLHLQSFRSFLFSHVKRDGNKPAHLLAQHVKFVHDVEAWVEDTTRFLEPVVASDVVVCIGLLLLWFVPDDYY, from the coding sequence ATGGCCTCTCTAATCCTTGAAGCAACCAGGTTCGTTGCTGACTACCAATCTCTCCAAGACTACCCCATCCCATCAGCACACTCACTCCCTACTAGATGGACTCCCCCCACAACAGGTGTGTATAAGGCTAATGTTGACGGTGCTGTTTTTAGAGATCAGTCTACTACTAGTGTAGGTGTGCTTCTTCGAGATGATAAAGGACAGGTAGTTGGAGCCTTGAGCCAGCAGATCTATGCTCCTTTGGGCCCTCTTGAGGCTGAGGCGAAAGCTATGGAAGCTGCTGTTATTTTTGCAAGGGACATTGGAATTCAAGATGTTATTTTTGAAGGGGACTCTCTACAAGTCTGCAATGCTATGAATGGAAACTCGTTAGCTCTCCCTGCTATTGCTAATGTTTTAGAGGGCATCTTTCTTCACCTTCAATCTTTtcgttcttttcttttttctcatgtTAAAAGGGATGGTAATAAGCCTGCCCATCTGTTAGCTCAACATGTTAAGTTTGTTCATGATGTTGAGGCATGGGTTGAGGATACCACCAGGTTTTTAGAACCTGTTGTTGCCTCTGATGTTGTAGTTTGTATTGGACTCTTATTGTTGTGGTTTGTACCTGACGACTATTATTAA